From the genome of Rhodobacteraceae bacterium Araon29, one region includes:
- a CDS encoding nuclear transport factor 2 family protein encodes MILDFNKKYYHEFASDWQTGWNGHDLDIIASHYRKDILFRSQKAMPQMGTGEIIGLDNLKLYWNEALKRQPNLRFTVINVFEGYRMMVISYRNQNNILAAETLYFDDDGRVFQASACHASS; translated from the coding sequence CTGATTTTGGACTTTAACAAAAAATACTATCACGAATTTGCCAGTGATTGGCAAACAGGCTGGAACGGCCATGATCTAGATATTATTGCAAGCCATTATCGCAAAGACATCTTGTTTCGATCACAAAAGGCGATGCCCCAAATGGGAACAGGTGAAATAATTGGCCTAGACAATTTGAAACTCTATTGGAATGAGGCCTTAAAACGGCAACCAAACCTACGCTTTACTGTGATCAACGTATTCGAAGGCTATAGGATGATGGTGATTTCATATCGAAATCAAAATAATATTCTAGCCGCAGAAACACTTTACTTTGATGATGATGGACGAGTATTTCAGGCATCGGCATGCCATGCTAGCTCCTAA
- a CDS encoding alpha/beta fold hydrolase, whose amino-acid sequence MTKNFDFHCSGSGAPILFVPGSYSTPAAWRPVQSHLPEGFEFFATSLSGYGQSRERRSNADISLNPQIDLLSEVVKKIGAPVHLVAHSFGGLVSLGFLETAPETVLSVTFFEANPLGLLKLEGESDLDAELQAMIAGFQTQVNARDPDAAKTIIDYYGGAGFFDALPENVRTYCTTTAKVNALDWQTGMSYRPNPERLAALNCPITLAYGSNTTAAMKTITRHLGPYLPKAQICEVKDAGHFLISTHPKDCAAHVLRTIRRAEALSE is encoded by the coding sequence ATGACCAAAAACTTTGATTTTCACTGCTCCGGCTCCGGCGCGCCGATTTTGTTTGTTCCCGGCTCCTACAGCACCCCTGCAGCCTGGCGGCCGGTGCAAAGCCACTTGCCCGAGGGGTTTGAATTTTTTGCCACCAGCCTGTCTGGCTATGGCCAGAGCCGCGAGCGGCGTAGCAACGCAGATATCTCGCTAAACCCCCAGATTGATCTGCTAAGTGAAGTCGTGAAAAAAATTGGTGCACCCGTGCATCTGGTGGCGCATTCTTTCGGCGGCCTCGTGTCCCTCGGCTTTTTGGAAACCGCGCCCGAGACGGTGTTAAGCGTGACGTTCTTTGAAGCCAATCCACTGGGGCTTTTAAAGCTTGAGGGTGAGAGCGATTTGGATGCAGAACTGCAAGCCATGATTGCCGGGTTCCAAACGCAGGTGAACGCCCGTGACCCCGATGCTGCTAAAACCATTATCGATTATTATGGAGGAGCAGGTTTTTTTGACGCACTTCCCGAAAATGTGCGCACCTATTGCACCACAACAGCCAAGGTAAACGCGCTAGATTGGCAAACCGGTATGAGCTACCGGCCTAATCCTGAACGCCTGGCCGCACTTAATTGCCCGATCACTTTGGCCTATGGGTCAAACACAACGGCAGCGATGAAAACCATCACCCGTCACCTTGGCCCTTATCTGCCAAAAGCGCAGATATGTGAAGTCAAAGACGCCGGGCATTTTTTAATATCGACCCATCCCAAAGACTGCGCCGCACATGTCCTTCGCACCATTAGAAGGGCAGAGGCCCTTTCGGAGTAA
- the secE gene encoding preprotein translocase subunit SecE produces MATTNPLQFIQQVRSEVSKVVWPTRREVALTTVMVFVFAALAAVVFALVDLAIRGGLQALLAAIS; encoded by the coding sequence ATGGCAACCACCAATCCGCTTCAATTTATCCAGCAGGTCCGCTCGGAAGTCTCGAAAGTCGTCTGGCCGACGCGGCGTGAGGTCGCGCTCACAACGGTGATGGTTTTTGTTTTTGCAGCTTTGGCAGCCGTAGTTTTCGCTCTGGTTGATTTGGCTATTCGTGGCGGTCTTCAAGCGCTCTTGGCAGCCATTAGCTAA
- the nusG gene encoding transcription termination/antitermination protein NusG yields the protein MAKRWYSVSVLSNFEKKIAEQIKTSVSDAGLEAEIEEVLVPTEEVIEVRRGKKVTTERRFMPGYVLVRMEMSDQGYHLINSINRVTGFLGPQGRPMPMRDAEVNVILNRVQEGEDAPRTLIHFEVGEKVKVNDGPFEDFDAMVEEVDDDNQRLKVTVSIFGRETPVELEYTQVTKQT from the coding sequence ATGGCAAAGCGGTGGTATTCGGTCAGTGTTCTTTCCAATTTCGAAAAGAAAATTGCCGAACAAATCAAAACTTCCGTTTCGGACGCCGGTCTCGAAGCTGAGATCGAAGAAGTTCTGGTTCCCACAGAGGAAGTAATTGAAGTTCGCCGTGGTAAAAAAGTCACGACCGAACGCCGGTTTATGCCGGGCTATGTGCTTGTGCGGATGGAGATGAGCGATCAGGGCTATCACCTGATCAATTCGATCAATCGAGTCACCGGATTTTTGGGGCCGCAAGGGCGCCCAATGCCAATGCGCGACGCCGAGGTCAACGTAATATTGAACCGGGTGCAAGAGGGCGAAGACGCGCCGCGCACACTCATTCATTTCGAGGTCGGCGAAAAGGTCAAAGTCAACGACGGACCGTTTGAAGATTTCGATGCCATGGTGGAAGAGGTTGATGACGACAATCAGCGTCTTAAAGTCACGGTGTCTATATTTGGCCGGGAAACCCCGGTCGAGCTAGAGTATACTCAGGTCACCAAGCAGACCTGA
- the rplK gene encoding 50S ribosomal protein L11 yields the protein MAKKLVGTLKLQVPAGQANPSPPVGPALGQRGINIMEFCKAFNAKTADMEPGAPCPTVIEYFQDKSFTMDIKTPPASYYLRKAAKLKSGASTPGRETAGSVTPAQVKEIAEAKMKDLNANDIEGAMQIILGSARSMGIEVK from the coding sequence ATGGCCAAGAAACTGGTTGGCACGCTAAAATTACAAGTGCCTGCGGGACAAGCGAATCCCTCCCCACCCGTGGGGCCTGCGTTGGGTCAACGCGGGATCAATATTATGGAGTTCTGTAAAGCGTTTAACGCCAAAACAGCCGATATGGAACCGGGCGCACCGTGCCCGACTGTGATCGAGTATTTTCAGGACAAGTCCTTTACGATGGATATTAAGACGCCTCCTGCGTCCTATTATTTAAGAAAGGCAGCCAAGCTAAAGTCGGGCGCAAGTACACCGGGCCGCGAAACAGCTGGTAGTGTGACGCCTGCGCAGGTCAAAGAGATCGCCGAAGCGAAAATGAAAGACCTCAATGCAAATGATATCGAAGGCGCTATGCAGATTATTCTGGGCTCTGCCCGCTCAATGGGCATCGAGGTGAAGTAA
- the rplA gene encoding 50S ribosomal protein L1 gives MAKLGKRTKAIRAAAAGKENLSIEDAVSLVKSNAQAKFDETIEIAVNLGVDTRHADQMVRGVVGLPNGTGKTVRVAVFARDAKADEAKAAGADVVGAEDLMQTVQGGTIDFDRCIATPDMMPVVGRLGKVLGPRNLMPNPKVGTVTMDVAEAVKAAKGGEVQFKAEKGGVVHAGVGKASFNEAMLVENVRAFVQAVAKAKPSGAKGSYMKKIALSSTMGAGVTIDVGKASEQ, from the coding sequence ATGGCAAAACTCGGAAAAAGAACCAAAGCCATCCGCGCAGCTGCGGCCGGTAAGGAAAATCTATCCATCGAAGATGCTGTCAGCTTGGTTAAATCCAATGCGCAGGCAAAATTTGATGAAACCATTGAAATTGCGGTGAACCTTGGTGTCGATACCCGTCATGCAGATCAAATGGTGCGCGGTGTTGTCGGTCTTCCGAATGGCACTGGTAAAACTGTTAGAGTGGCTGTGTTTGCCCGCGATGCGAAAGCCGATGAAGCAAAAGCTGCCGGTGCAGATGTGGTTGGTGCAGAAGATCTGATGCAAACTGTGCAAGGCGGCACGATCGATTTCGACCGCTGTATTGCAACGCCAGACATGATGCCGGTCGTAGGTCGGTTGGGTAAAGTGCTGGGTCCGCGCAACCTAATGCCAAATCCAAAGGTGGGCACGGTCACCATGGATGTGGCAGAAGCTGTTAAAGCCGCCAAAGGTGGTGAGGTTCAATTCAAAGCGGAAAAAGGCGGCGTTGTGCATGCTGGTGTTGGCAAAGCCTCTTTTAATGAGGCAATGCTGGTAGAAAATGTCCGCGCTTTTGTGCAGGCGGTGGCCAAGGCAAAGCCATCTGGGGCTAAAGGTTCGTATATGAAAAAGATTGCTCTGAGCTCAACCATGGGCGCTGGTGTGACCATCGACGTTGGTAAGGCCTCTGAGCAATAG
- the rplJ gene encoding 50S ribosomal protein L10: MDRAQKEKVVEELGQIFESSGVVVVSHYAGLTVAEMQDLRARAREGECAVRVAKNRLAKIALEGMPCASIADLLSGMTVLTYSEDPVAAAKVAEEFAKENKKFEILGGAMGETSLDRAGVEAVSKMPSREELIASIVGCVGAPASNIAGAIGAPASNIASVLSTIEDKAAA, from the coding sequence GTGGATAGAGCACAAAAAGAGAAAGTGGTTGAGGAACTCGGCCAGATCTTTGAAAGCTCTGGCGTCGTGGTGGTATCACACTACGCAGGCCTTACAGTTGCAGAAATGCAAGATCTGCGCGCCCGCGCCCGTGAGGGTGAGTGCGCAGTTCGCGTTGCCAAAAACAGGCTCGCCAAAATCGCCCTTGAGGGAATGCCATGCGCAAGCATTGCAGACCTTTTGTCGGGGATGACTGTCTTGACCTATTCCGAGGATCCCGTGGCAGCTGCCAAGGTGGCCGAGGAATTTGCCAAAGAGAATAAAAAGTTTGAAATTCTCGGTGGTGCAATGGGCGAGACGTCTTTGGATCGTGCTGGCGTGGAAGCCGTGTCAAAAATGCCATCTCGCGAAGAGCTTATTGCTTCTATCGTGGGCTGCGTTGGCGCACCTGCTTCGAACATCGCTGGGGCAATTGGCGCACCTGCATCAAACATCGCGAGCGTTTTGTCGACAATCGAAGACAAAGCCGCTGCATAG
- the rplL gene encoding 50S ribosomal protein L7/L12 codes for MADLKKLAEEIVGLTLLEAQELKTILKDEYDIEPAAGGAVMMAGPAGGDAGGAASEEQTEFDVILKSAGASKINVIKEVRGITGLGLKEAKDLVEAGGKAVKEGVDKAEAEEIKGKLEAAGAEVELK; via the coding sequence ATGGCTGATCTGAAAAAACTAGCAGAAGAGATCGTTGGTCTGACCCTGCTTGAAGCACAAGAACTAAAAACTATCCTGAAAGACGAGTACGATATTGAGCCTGCTGCGGGCGGCGCTGTCATGATGGCAGGCCCTGCAGGCGGTGACGCTGGCGGCGCTGCTAGTGAAGAGCAAACCGAATTTGATGTGATCCTGAAATCAGCAGGCGCATCAAAGATTAACGTCATCAAAGAAGTACGCGGCATAACAGGTCTTGGCCTGAAAGAAGCCAAAGATCTGGTCGAAGCGGGCGGCAAAGCCGTCAAAGAAGGCGTCGACAAAGCAGAAGCAGAAGAGATCAAAGGCAAGCTGGAAGCAGCTGGCGCAGAGGTCGAACTGAAGTAA
- the rpoB gene encoding DNA-directed RNA polymerase subunit beta, giving the protein MAQSYIGQKRLRKYYGKIREVLEMPNLIEVQKSSYDLFLKSGDQPVPLDGEGIKGVFQSVFPIKDFNETSVLEFVSYDLEKPKYDVEECQQRDMTYSAPLKVTLRLIVFDVDEDTGAKSVKDIKEQDVFMGDMPLMTPNGTFVVNGTERVIVSQMHRSPGVFFDHDKGKTHSSGKLLFACRIIPYRGSWLDFEFDAKDIVFARIDRRRKLPVTTLLYSLGLDQEGIMDAYYDTVDYKLSEGKGWVTKFFPERVRGTRPLYDLVDAASGEVIGESGKKMTPRAVKKLIDAGKVTELLLPFEQIVGKFVARDIINEENGAIYVEAGDELTLEYDKGGEISGGSLKELIDAGFTDIPVLDIDNINVGPYMRNTMAQDKNMSRETALMDIYRVMRPGEPPTVDAASALFDTLFFDSERYDLSAVGRVKMNMRLALDAEDTQRTLRKEDIVACIKALVELRDGKGDVDDIDHLGNRRVRSVGELMENQYRVGLLRMERAIKERMSSVEIDTVMPQDLINAKPAAAAVREFFGSSQLSQFMDQTNPLSEVTHKRRLSALGPGGLTRERAGFEVRDVHATHYGRMCPIETPEGPNIGLINSLATFARVNKYGFIETPYRVVKDAQVTDEVHYMSATEEMRHTVAQANATLDEQGRFQNELVSTRQAGDYTLAPRESVDLIDVSPKQLVSVAASLIPFLENDDANRALMGSNMQRQAVPLLRAEAPLVGTGIEEVVARDSGAAIMAKRAGVVDQVDAQRIVIRATADLEMGDAGVDIYRMRKFQRSNQNTCINQRPLVKVGQTVNKGEVIADGPSTDLGELALGKNVVVAFMPWNGYNYEDSILISERVARDDVFTSVHIEEFEVAARDTKLGPEEITRDIPNVGEEALRNLDEAGIVYIGADVEPGDILVGKITPKGESPMTPEEKLLRAIFGEKASDVRDTSLRVKPGDFGTVVEVRVFNRHGVEKDERALQIEREEVESLARDRDDELAILDRNIYARLKARIMGKVAVKGPKGVKSNAVIDEELLETLTRGQWWQLALSEEQDAQEVEALHEQYEVQKRTLDARFEDKVEKVRRGDDLPPGVMKMVKVFIAVKRKLQPGDKMAGRHGNKGVISKVVPMEDMPFLADGTPVDFCLNPLGVPSRMNVGQILETHMGWAARSLGLKIDDALQDYRRSGDLTPVREAMKLAYGDDVYAEGIGNMNEDELIEAAGNVCTGVPIATPVFDGAKEGDVNDSLVRAGFDQSGQSILFDGRTGEQFSRPVTVGIKYLLKLHHLVDDKIHARSTGPYSLVTQQPLGGKAQFGGQRFGEMEVWALEAYGAAYTLQEMLTVKSDDVAGRTKVYESIVKGEDNFEAGVPESFNVLVKEVRGLGLNMELLDAEEGE; this is encoded by the coding sequence ATGGCTCAAAGCTACATTGGCCAAAAACGTCTTCGTAAGTATTACGGTAAAATCCGTGAAGTTCTTGAAATGCCGAACCTGATTGAGGTTCAAAAATCCTCTTATGATCTGTTTCTAAAGTCTGGTGATCAGCCAGTGCCTTTGGACGGTGAAGGCATAAAAGGCGTTTTTCAGTCCGTTTTTCCGATTAAGGATTTTAACGAAACATCCGTTTTGGAATTTGTTAGCTATGATTTGGAAAAGCCCAAATACGATGTAGAAGAGTGTCAGCAACGTGACATGACCTATAGCGCGCCACTTAAAGTGACGCTGCGCTTGATTGTGTTTGATGTCGACGAAGATACAGGCGCCAAATCTGTCAAAGATATCAAAGAGCAAGATGTCTTTATGGGCGATATGCCTTTGATGACGCCAAACGGGACCTTTGTCGTCAATGGCACAGAGCGTGTTATCGTTTCCCAGATGCACCGCTCGCCAGGGGTATTTTTCGACCATGACAAAGGCAAAACCCACAGCTCGGGTAAGTTGTTGTTTGCCTGCCGTATAATTCCCTATCGCGGCTCGTGGCTGGACTTTGAATTTGATGCGAAAGACATTGTGTTCGCTCGTATTGACCGGCGCCGTAAATTGCCTGTGACCACGCTTCTCTACTCGCTAGGCTTGGATCAGGAAGGCATTATGGATGCCTATTATGATACGGTTGATTACAAACTTTCCGAGGGTAAAGGGTGGGTTACAAAATTCTTCCCTGAGCGCGTGCGTGGTACGCGCCCCCTCTATGATCTGGTGGATGCGGCTTCGGGTGAGGTTATTGGCGAATCCGGTAAAAAAATGACCCCTCGGGCGGTTAAAAAATTGATTGATGCTGGCAAGGTGACAGAGCTTCTGTTGCCATTCGAGCAAATCGTTGGAAAATTTGTCGCGCGCGATATTATTAACGAAGAGAATGGCGCAATCTACGTCGAGGCTGGCGATGAATTGACGCTGGAATACGATAAAGGGGGTGAAATCTCTGGTGGATCGCTCAAAGAGCTGATCGATGCAGGCTTTACCGATATTCCGGTTCTGGACATCGATAATATCAACGTTGGTCCATATATGCGCAACACTATGGCGCAAGATAAAAACATGAGCCGCGAAACCGCGCTTATGGATATTTACCGAGTCATGCGCCCCGGTGAGCCGCCAACTGTGGATGCCGCCTCTGCGCTGTTTGATACATTGTTCTTTGATAGCGAACGCTATGATTTATCAGCTGTTGGCCGGGTTAAAATGAACATGCGTCTGGCATTGGACGCAGAAGACACCCAACGCACGTTGCGCAAAGAAGACATTGTTGCCTGTATCAAGGCCCTTGTTGAATTGCGTGACGGCAAAGGCGATGTGGACGACATTGATCACCTTGGAAATCGCCGCGTGCGGTCAGTTGGTGAGTTGATGGAAAACCAATATCGTGTTGGATTGTTGCGCATGGAGCGCGCGATCAAAGAGCGCATGTCATCGGTTGAGATTGACACAGTGATGCCGCAGGATTTGATCAACGCGAAACCTGCCGCAGCGGCTGTGCGTGAATTCTTTGGCTCAAGCCAGCTTTCACAATTTATGGACCAAACAAACCCCTTGTCTGAGGTGACGCATAAACGCCGCCTCTCGGCGCTAGGGCCAGGCGGGCTTACCCGCGAGCGGGCAGGCTTTGAGGTGCGCGACGTACATGCCACCCATTATGGCCGCATGTGTCCGATTGAAACCCCGGAAGGGCCAAACATTGGTCTGATTAACTCGCTTGCAACCTTTGCTCGGGTGAACAAATACGGTTTTATCGAAACCCCTTACCGTGTTGTCAAAGATGCACAGGTTACTGACGAAGTGCATTATATGTCGGCCACGGAAGAAATGCGGCACACTGTGGCGCAGGCGAACGCAACCTTGGATGAACAAGGCCGATTCCAAAACGAATTGGTCAGCACCCGCCAAGCTGGCGATTATACACTCGCACCGCGCGAAAGTGTTGATTTGATTGATGTAAGCCCGAAACAGTTGGTATCGGTTGCCGCCTCGCTTATTCCGTTTTTGGAAAATGACGATGCCAACCGTGCGCTGATGGGATCAAACATGCAACGTCAGGCTGTGCCATTGCTGCGTGCAGAAGCGCCGCTTGTTGGCACAGGTATCGAAGAAGTCGTAGCGCGGGATTCTGGTGCTGCGATTATGGCCAAACGCGCCGGTGTCGTCGATCAGGTAGACGCGCAACGGATTGTGATCCGGGCGACAGCAGATCTTGAAATGGGCGATGCTGGCGTTGACATCTACCGGATGCGTAAGTTTCAGCGCAGCAACCAAAACACCTGTATCAACCAACGACCATTGGTCAAAGTGGGTCAGACGGTCAACAAGGGTGAGGTGATCGCAGATGGTCCGTCAACCGACCTTGGTGAATTGGCGCTTGGCAAAAACGTTGTCGTCGCCTTTATGCCTTGGAATGGCTACAACTACGAGGACTCGATCCTTATCTCAGAGCGTGTCGCACGCGATGACGTCTTTACCTCGGTTCATATTGAGGAATTCGAAGTTGCTGCCCGTGATACCAAGCTTGGACCAGAAGAAATCACTCGTGATATTCCAAATGTTGGCGAGGAAGCCTTGCGCAACCTCGACGAAGCCGGAATTGTATATATCGGCGCTGATGTAGAGCCGGGTGATATTCTGGTAGGTAAAATCACGCCCAAAGGTGAAAGCCCGATGACCCCAGAAGAAAAACTTCTCAGGGCGATTTTTGGCGAAAAAGCCTCAGATGTGCGCGATACATCTTTGCGTGTTAAGCCTGGGGATTTTGGTACAGTTGTTGAAGTCCGCGTGTTCAACCGCCACGGCGTTGAAAAAGACGAGCGTGCTTTGCAAATTGAACGCGAAGAGGTCGAAAGCCTTGCGCGCGACCGCGATGACGAGCTTGCGATCCTCGATCGTAATATCTATGCGCGTCTGAAAGCCCGGATTATGGGCAAAGTGGCGGTAAAAGGTCCCAAAGGGGTCAAGTCAAACGCTGTTATCGACGAAGAGCTGCTTGAAACCCTAACCCGTGGTCAATGGTGGCAACTGGCGCTTTCCGAAGAGCAAGACGCGCAAGAGGTCGAAGCGCTTCATGAGCAATATGAGGTGCAAAAACGCACTTTAGATGCCCGCTTTGAAGACAAAGTTGAAAAAGTCCGTCGGGGCGATGATTTGCCGCCCGGTGTGATGAAAATGGTCAAAGTCTTCATCGCGGTGAAGCGTAAGCTGCAACCTGGTGATAAAATGGCCGGACGTCACGGCAATAAAGGTGTGATTTCAAAAGTGGTTCCAATGGAAGATATGCCATTCTTGGCAGATGGAACACCTGTTGATTTCTGTCTGAACCCGCTCGGCGTGCCCTCTCGGATGAACGTTGGTCAGATTTTGGAAACCCATATGGGCTGGGCCGCGCGCTCGCTTGGTCTAAAGATTGACGATGCTTTGCAAGATTATCGCCGCTCTGGCGATTTGACGCCTGTTCGTGAAGCCATGAAACTGGCCTATGGCGATGATGTTTATGCCGAGGGCATTGGAAACATGAACGAAGATGAGTTGATTGAAGCCGCTGGTAATGTGTGCACAGGTGTCCCGATTGCGACGCCAGTTTTTGACGGCGCCAAAGAGGGCGATGTGAATGACTCGCTGGTTCGGGCGGGCTTTGACCAGTCTGGTCAGTCGATCCTGTTTGACGGGCGTACCGGCGAACAATTTAGCCGTCCGGTCACTGTTGGCATCAAATATCTGCTCAAACTGCATCACCTTGTTGACGATAAAATCCATGCCCGTTCAACCGGTCCTTACAGCCTTGTCACCCAGCAACCATTGGGCGGTAAAGCACAGTTTGGTGGTCAGCGGTTCGGTGAAATGGAGGTCTGGGCACTGGAAGCATATGGCGCAGCTTACACACTGCAAGAAATGCTGACGGTGAAATCGGATGATGTTGCCGGTCGGACCAAGGTCTATGAATCAATCGTTAAAGGCGAAGACAACTTTGAAGCGGGCGTGCCTGAAAGCTTTAATGTGCTTGTCAAAGAAGTCCGCGGCCTTGGCCTAAATATGGAACTCCTGGACGCGGAGGAAGGGGAATAA